One part of the Ralstonia pickettii genome encodes these proteins:
- a CDS encoding LON peptidase substrate-binding domain-containing protein, whose translation MQEDIALSPFSPLPPLPTELPLFPLHTVLFPGGLLPLRIFEARYMDMVRTCLRDKTPFGVCLIERGNEVGTTDNPTVPVDVGCIAHITECDMEQLGLLMIKVRGTQRFKVLSFETTPNGLMRGTVEPIGADVEDCKGELFDDCVGALRRIITTLGSREDGNIPMVEPYEWNSPSWVANRLCELLPVPLKAKQKLMELMDAGMRIEIVHRYMKQHHIL comes from the coding sequence ATGCAAGAAGACATCGCTCTCTCTCCGTTCTCGCCGCTGCCGCCACTGCCCACCGAGTTGCCGCTGTTTCCGTTGCACACGGTGCTGTTTCCGGGCGGTCTTCTCCCGCTGCGCATTTTCGAAGCCCGCTACATGGACATGGTGCGCACGTGCCTGCGCGACAAGACGCCGTTCGGCGTCTGCCTGATCGAACGCGGCAACGAGGTCGGCACCACCGACAACCCGACTGTCCCGGTTGACGTGGGCTGCATTGCCCACATCACCGAATGCGATATGGAGCAGCTCGGCCTGCTGATGATCAAGGTGCGTGGCACGCAGCGCTTCAAGGTGCTGTCGTTCGAGACGACGCCCAACGGGCTCATGCGCGGCACGGTGGAGCCCATCGGCGCCGACGTGGAAGACTGCAAAGGCGAACTCTTCGACGATTGCGTAGGCGCCCTGCGCCGCATCATCACGACGCTCGGCTCGCGCGAAGACGGCAACATCCCGATGGTCGAACCCTACGAGTGGAACAGCCCGAGCTGGGTCGCGAATCGGCTATGCGAGCTGCTGCCGGTGCCGCTCAAGGCCAAGCAGAAATTGATGGAGCTGATGGACGCCGGCATGCGCATCGAGATTGTCCATCGCTACATGAAGCAGCATCACATTCTGTGA